The Patagioenas fasciata isolate bPatFas1 chromosome 21, bPatFas1.hap1, whole genome shotgun sequence genomic sequence ATTTTAGTGTATTGCATGTCACACGACCGCTGCACACAACGCAGCAGCGTTCAGCTCCTTTGCCACCTCTGcctgagaagggaggagaagttCGGCATGGTTTGATCCCTGAGGAATTTTTCCAGTTTCTCTACCCTAAAACAGGAGTTACAGGTTAATATATACTTCTGTTCAAAAAAGAAGTTTGTTTAGTTATGCTGATTTATTTCTGCCCCCCACTTTCTGGCAGCTGAAAAGGTAAAATATTagggaaaattatttttgtaaatgcAGAAGGAGATGCCAGTGCAGCACTTCCTGGCTCTAAAGTTGGGCAcatgtggtttaaaaaaaatgccaGAAGAACATAGTGACCTTGATCTTACCTGAAGATATTCCTACCTGCTGACCCTCAAAACCTTTAATCAGGGTTTTTTTGCTCGTTTCCAAATGAGCAGGTCGCATGTGAGGTGCCAGTTTATTCTCCTTTTGCTGAACACTCTCATGGTCCCTTCCCCTTGGTAGCATTTGGTTTCTGCTTTTTCCTGCGGTAGAAGAGAACGCGCTCTGATCTTGTGGGCCTTAAACCTTTTAGATGTTTGACTTGAGCCTCTTGATGCTTTGTACAAAtaatgctgctttgttttttcttcagggccTTACATGTTGGGAACTGGACTCCTGCTGTATCTTCTCTCTAAGGAAATCTATGTGATTAACCATGAGACGGTTGCATCTGCTTGCATATTAACAGTCATCATTTATGGCGTCAAAAAGTATGGGGCTGACGTAGCAGCTTTTGCTGACAAACTTAACgaggtaaaaaaacccaacaaacataaTTGAACTTTTTAGTAGTTAATAACTATTTTAAGTGATCTGCTTAAATATTTAATAGAGTTCCATCTCATAAAAATCTGAGTGTGTTATCTTGGAATGTTGTTTAAATAAGCTATGTTTAGGTCGTATGTTGGTATTGTTACATAAATCTTCAAAAGCAAAACATCCATCATGAacgatttgggtttttttaaagtacaaTTGATTGGCAAAACACAAGAATTATTGTTCACATCGTTTAACctcagccttggtgccatccactTTATGCAGACATTTCTCAAATCTTCATGCAGAATTTCACAAGTTCATTACAGGTCGCTTGTTCTGCTTACGTTTTACTTCTGTGCTGAATCacatgtttttgtttcttctttcaggaGAAAATGGCTAAAGCTTTAGCTGTGAAAAATGAGGCTATTAAAGGTCTTGAGACTGCCAtcgaggaggagaagaaggagcagTGGAGGGTCGAAGGCCGCAAGTACCTCTTTGACGCTAAGCGGGTACGCagctccggctttactgctcgctTCTGCAGTCCCCGCTACGCACTTGGGGCGCTTCTTAGATTGCGAACGAGTACTAAACCATTTACCTGCTGTGTGTTGCAGACAGGGCCAGTCCCACCGCCTGATCCAGTGAATttgctcttctgctgctgctttgtatTCTTGCTAAACCCTAACCTTTCGATTTCATCTTCTGTGTCTAGAACAATATTGCTATGTTGCTGGAAACAAATTATCGGGAGAGATTGCTGACCGTGTACAATGAAGTGAAGAAAAGGCTGGACTATCAGGTGGCCATGCAGAATTTAAAGCGTCAGAAAGAACAAGACCACATGATTCAGTGGGTGGAGAAAAATGTCGTTCAGAGCATCACACCTCAACAGGTACTTGGGGCTTTTTAATCTGCTTTACAATTTAGTCCGTACAAGCAGGCACTGTCCAGTGATTCTGGTTTAAGCCAGAAGATGCTGGATCATCTTTGGGTGACTTCCAAACAAAGCTGTGACGCATTCCTACTACTGAGTAAGAGCTAACAAGCCCAGTTACTGGGTACCAGGTGTTTGAGTTGCTGGTGACTTGAGCCAGaattgtgtgtggtgtttgttcttgcagcacagagctgagctTGTGATAACAGGTCAGGGAATTCACTTGTAAAATACTCTGTGTGAGACCGTGGCAGCTTCAGACCTGCAGCTGGGCTCTAGATGGCCTTTCTTTAAAGGAATGAAGCTGAGAGCAAAAAGGAAATCGTGTTGTTTGCACTGCACGCAGGTGCTTTAATGcaggtcattgtttggatttgaaTCTCTGACTTCATGAGCCATAATTATATCTGTAGCTGATTTTGTGGGTCTAAAAAAAGAGTATCTGAAATGCATTAGAATGTGTATATTCCTTGTTTAAATGTCTTTCATGAGTCTTCCATCTGAAAGTTGTCTTCCTTTCTTTTGCAGCAGAAGGACAgtattgcaaagtgcattttgGACCTGAAGGCGTTGTCGAAGAGCGCACAGGCAGCGGTGTGACCGTGTCTGATTCTACCAATGTGTCTCTTTACCTGCTGTTGGAAACTGTATGATTCTAAAGtgtcattaaacaaacaaacaaactgactgCTCTGCTGTCTTTCACTAGCAACAGtaatttcctttttgtgtttgaagTGGCTGGAATGGTCACATAAGCAGCTACAGTTGATTTATAATGGGGAATTATTTGCAACTATGTATGTGCGATTCAGTTTGGTTCTTTGTTTGGTCATGGACGAGTCCAGGTATAAGATACAGAACTTCACAGGGAAAATTTCTGGTGCCAATACAATGATCAGGTTTAGAATGCTGTGTGATAATGACCTACAGATACCTACTGTAGTTGGGAACATGTGAAATCACAATGAGAGCTGATCCAGTACTTGGAGGTATGTGGAAGGAATAtccatgttttaaaaatgaatgggaTAAAAAAAAGGCTTCCATAACAAAGCTTCAAATAGTGAGAGAAGCATTTTGCTGTTCTATGGAAAAGAGGGTGTAGCTGACAGGAAATGTTATCAAGAGCTACTGGAGAACTTGACTTCAGCTGAACTCGCCAGTATGAAATTTAGAGGGTGAAATGGAGAAGATAATTCtagatggtgggttttttttttcctggattttcATAGGGGGATAAAAAGCGTtgcttgctgctttttcttttttgcataaCAAGGAAAATAGTTTTATATGTGTTATGGTAATACACAGTATAAGCCTTTTCATTCTCGTATCAAACTTTTTCCCTGAAGGGTTTTGTCGTATCTCAAAATGTCCCAGCTGAGCAGAGCACCTCCCTGTGTGTCATCTCATCCTTTCTGTGTTGAGAAGCGATTTATTTAGTAAATAAGTAAGCAGGCTGGGGTGTGCTTACGTGCCGCTTTTATATGGATTTGTGCTACAGTAgggaaatacttatttttcagtGAAGTTAGTTAAATAGCAGAGATTTCTACAGTTTTCAATACAACAGTTcatcaaataaaatattctttagAGGGAAGAACATTAATGCAACTGCAGCTGAGattcaaaaaaaaatcaacagtctGAGAATGCAGGTGTCTTTCAtagtttcctgttttgtttttttttttaataaaagtgaaGTTGCCCAACTTCCACATTTGTGTAACCAGACGCATGAAAGACACTTGAACTTTAACTGGTTGGACAGACGTTTTCACAAAACAGGTGGTTAAACTGCGCTGGCACTCGAGTTCTCTACCAGCAGGCGGGCAGCAGCTCTATGGTGCGAGGTAAGACAGAGCCGTATCGCTTTTTTTATAACTTATTTTACTGCTGTTGTTGCAAACAATGTGCTTTTTGACTTTGTGCGGGAAACTGGGAGGTCAAAATTGAGTGACTTGTGCAATGTGGGCACACGGGACACACAGCAGCAGAGAACAGGACGTTCATGTTGCCAGCAACGCTTCCATGTCATTCAAACTGTGCACTTTGCAAACGGTGTAGTGAGAAATACCAGGGGTAGGAATTTTGTAGCAGAGTGATATTTTTCTGTCTCTTAAGATTCCACCCTCAAATTTGAGAAATTACCGTTTAGTGGAAGGAAGTGTGAATTGAGAAAGAAAAACTTAGAGGGGCATTTTGTCAAAACTGTTTCAGATGATGAAAATGTAAAGTTCAGTTCTAGCTGCTGCAAAAATAAAACCGTGGGTGCTTTTATAGTTATGAAATGCACTCCATCCTTTTGAAAGAAGGCAGCGTGTCTGTCAAAGTGTAGTGAACGTGCCCATGTGTGCACAGCAACCTGGCGTTGAGAGGCGAGATTTGTGCTGAGTAACTGCCCAGTTTGCTGCTGTGGTTTTGTGCCAGTTGGTAAAGATTTCTGGAACTGATAAAAACTGAATAAATTCTGCGAGTTAGAAGGGGGCGATAGGCTTGTCTTCCTTTAACGTGTGTGTACAGATATCCATATAAATataacctttttcttcttttagcttCTCTTGCTGTTCATTAGTATTTGGAGAAGATGGGAAGTGGTTCTTCGAAAAAAGCTGCAGGTATTTTCTTCAAGAAATTTTCCAGGATGTCATTTTCTTGGTGAAGCTGATGTTGTCCTGACTAAGTGCTGCTGTGGGGGTCGCTCAGCGGGAGGTGTATTATTAATAATGTGATTAATAATATGTGCGTGGGGCAGAGCTGTGTGACTGCCAAGGGTGCTGTGGGACGGGAATAACCTGTGTTGTGTTTCCCCTTTCAACCTTTTGATAGAGAAATGTTGTACTTACAGTCATACTTGAACACGTGCCTCTTTGTAGTTCTTGTTGCTTGTAATATAACTGGGAAAATTAATACAGTTTTAAACCAgtttttgattgatttttttcctattcacTTCACTTAAACCAGAACCGATTTCCACTACTGTCACCGTACAGACCCCTGTACAGACCCCTGTATCTACCACTGTGGCTGACATGAAACCTCCGGAAGTCAAATGTTGGATTGATAAGTAAATGTTCCTCCTTTATTTCTTGACTTCAAACACAGTTTCCTAAAACTGTAGATGCCTCTAGCCGGGGAGTTAAATGTAACACATCTTGTGCCTTGGGGTTTTGAAAGGTTGCTAGAATTTCCTCGTCTGTGCTCTAGATATTTAATTCATAGTGGTGCTTAATGCAGACATACACCTTTTAATCGTATGAGGCTTGGAATAAATTATGTGCTTCATTTCATATAGTTTGGTGAATTTGAGCACTACTGATTTTTCAACACCTCTGTTAAACTGGGTATTCTGATGCTATTTTCTGTGTATTGACAGCCATGAAATCCTCTACATGTCACTCGCCTTTATTTCTGGCATCCTGTCGGCTGTTTTGGTCTTTGCCATCATCCACCTCTGCAGAAAAAGTAAGTGGCACAGTGAAGGGAGTCACAGCAGCACTGTGACCCAGACCTGGTGGCAGAGAAGTGTTTCACACTGCCCTGCACGCCTTAACGTGGATGCTGCTCGGTTTTCGTGCTCTTTGGGCTACATCTGACAGCACTGGGGTTTCAAAGTGACTTCTGCGGAAGTCACTTTGAAAGAGGTTTGAGTTATATCTCCCTTGAATACTTAACATATTGCATCTCATACCTGGCAGTAACTGCTCATGACTCATTCCAGGGGCTGTTTTCACAGAAGAATTAACTTGAGCACTGATACGTTTTGTGCTGGCCGCACAGTTCTCACTAAATTCATCAGTTGCTTTCATCTTAGCTGCTTCCGCAGCAGGGCAtggacccttgtgggtcccttccagctcaggactttCTATAGGCTGCTCGCTTGGCAGTGGAGGCCTGGGACAGGTTTTACAACCAATGTCTAAGCCGTGCACACTCTGATGCCACTTTGTCACCTCGCTCTCGCACCTCTGGTGCACGGCTGGCTCCAAATGTGGAGCAGATGACGAGAACTGGTGTTCCTCTCCTTCCCAGAGTGCAGGAGACCCCACCAAACCTTACAAGAGGAACTTCCCACCCAGACAGTGACTGAGGAATCTGAGAAGAACACCCAGGTAAAGGTCACAATGATTATTTCTATCACTTTATACAGAGTCTTCAGGTCAATAGAATGGTAAATATTAATTTGGAAGCGGGGGAGAAGAGGGGTTTGCTCTTGCAAGACTCCAGCATTAGTTGACAGTTCTAAGCAAAAGAGCTTTATGTTGTGCACCGAAGGTTCAACCTGTGTTTGTAGTTGCAGGGAGTTGCAGTAGAAGGACAAATATTCCTCTTCTGTTATCCCAGGGCTCAAATGCCACCCTCCCCACATATTTCAAGGGTTCTGGGGCTAAATTAAACCACTAATTAGGCAAGTTAGGGGAAAATCTTTTTAAAGGACAAACATTTCTGCAGTTCTCCTTACTGATATTGGTTCTTTGGAAGTCCCCAATGCCAACTTGACCCAGGCTCCTAAGCTAGACTAACaactgctctgctccagcacagcatTTACTGATTTCCCACGTGCAGGGGCAGACTGTGACCGCTTATGGTGTGTAGCATTGAGCGCAAATTAAAACCAGGAAATCTGTGCTGAAATGCAGCATTTGCAAACTCTCTAATGTTTGCGGCTTCTTTCACATCCCCAGAATGAGGTCACCTACACCACTTTGGTCTTCCAGCGGAGTCGGACGCCGGTGGCTGTGTGACTATGAAGCTTCTAGTGAGATGAAAATGCTTGTGCTTTCTGCACATTAAATGCTACCAGAATATTATGTCAGCTATCAGCCTGTAGTGCTCTGGGAAGCTCCAGTGCTGCGTATGTAACATCAGTTCATTTTATAGTTATAAGGGGAAAGTAATGTCTCCTATTCCAACTGCTTGCCAACAGTTGTGGACAAATTCCTTTTTATACCATATTTCTTCATCTATAGAAATCTCAGTGAGTTCTTGCAACAAATGTGTAAAGTTTCCATTTGTGCATTTGCTATTACTTTGAACTACTGAAGAAAATTGAAAAATGGAAATATTACTCTGTGTCTATTTATGTCCTTGCCcttatgtttcctttttttttttgatttttcaaGTGCTCTGATTAGTTATTTTCTGTGTATCAAAGTCATGATAATGAAACCTCTGTATGCAAATGTCTGCTTCCTGATTGGGTCACATAAAAAATGCACGATCACGGTGTGACAGTTCTGGAAGTGTTCATTTATGTCATATTACTTATAGTGTTTTAAATATGttgtaaaaagtgaaaaaatcatCCCCTGTTCGTAAAGTGGGAAGTAAGATACAACTTTAGTAGCCACGGAGAAGCTTCTCTGCCCATTCCTGTgcctggggtgggaggtttgctgtctGAGGAAGGATAGTGATGTCCATCTGTCGTACAACGCGTCTCCTGCAAGGCTGAATAGGAGCCAAGTTTCCTGCCTCCTCGTTTCTGGTCTCCAGAAGCATCAGATTCTGGCAGgtatttctcttttctgaaaaCGCATGTGATTCCATGCACACTGTTGTGAACACCCCTCTAGAGGAATCTCTTGGTGCAGCTGAAAAGCAGCAAGTCTGACACATAGGAGGCTTCATGAGGCTGGATGCCATCTGATGGCAGCACCAAGCCATGGTTGGGCAGAGGATTTGAGCTCAGCTTAGCCCTGGTGTTAATGCCGAGCGGTAGCtccacctctgctgggctggcctgCCTTCCTGACTGCAGAAGCTGCTGGGAGTCCGGGGGACCATTGAAAAGCAGGTGCAGAACAATAGTTCTGTTCTGAAATCTGACCTGAGATGTGTTGTGGGTGAGGCTGCTGACCGGTTTACAGCATCAGGAGTAGAACTTGTGGTCTTCATTTTGGTCTCTCTTTTCTCAGTCGTGGCAGTTTCTTCAACAGCTATTTGAGAAAGTATCATATTGCTCCTCAAAATGTGCAGCTGCTGAGAGGTTCGTGGGGGATGATTGTCGTCGGTTCacaattattattttgttattaattAATAACAATGTTAGTCTGCTGCCTGACAGCAACTGAGAAACAAGAAGGTCTGCACAAATGTTACCTCTCCCTGCCACCAAGAGTACTGCTTTCCTGTGTCAGGTACTGTTGGATCCTGTGTCAGAAGTGCAAGAAAAGGCACCCACACAGCTTTTAATGGCagccatcagccagctctttgttTTATAGGCAGATAAAGGCATTTGGGACAACTGTGCTAGCTAATCCCATTTTCACTATCTCAGCAGGTTTCCACTAGAGGTGTTTGTGCTTGTGAGCTCCATAAAGACAATCTTTGACAGCGGGAATTTGCAAGGCAAAGTGCCCGGGTATGGGAAAGTACAGTACAAGTTGTCCAGCTCCGGGAGGGCGGGTGGAAGCGGCTCATGGGTTAAGCAGCGCTTTGAAGGATGCACGGACAGCAGTGGCCTGTGATAATCCCTGGCATTTTGGAACTGATCGTCCAGTTGCAAAGTTCAAAGGATGGATTATTAGAGCTACAGTGATGATGTTGATGTGACTGTTGGGCTGCGTTTCCCTCAGCCAGCAACGAGTCAGATCTTGCAAGGGCCTGCTAAGTCCTTCGCTGTCCCTGGATGATGTTTGTATCCATGTGCTCTGCCGGTACGTGCTTTCATCCATCTTCACATCGAGTCGATGCATCGTTTGGTCTGTTTGATCTCTGTCTATACTGTTTCCAGAGTAGCTGCTGGAAGTGAGAACCAGGGACCTGGAGCTGCGGGAAGGATGTTGTGGAGCTGCGGGAAGGATGTCCTAGACCTGCTGGAAGGatttccagccagcaccaccatgGGCAGAAGCAGCTGATGAACCTTctctcccagcagagcagctgctacTCTGGTTCTCTGATGGAGAGGGGCTGGTCCTGCTGCACATCTCATTTCATCGCATCCTGCTTCAGGTGAGCTGCTGCCCAGGTGCCCTCTCAGGGGGCTGAGCAGCGTCCATCTCCTTTGCAGTTGTGCTGCAGAACATCCTTCCCTGCTCTCAGTCTTCTCTGTTCTTTCTCCATATATTAACACCTTGTTCTCTCGGAGTTTGTCAGGAATTTGGTGAAGCGCTGCTccctcttaatttttaaaaaatacataggcAAAAAGTTTGCTGTGCATCATTCTAAGGAATAATTTTCTGCTCTTTAGGTGGGAACCTCTCTTTCTGCTGAAAGCAATCAGGTTTATCTAGTGATGAGAGATAATGTAGCAAAATTAGGATGTACTTATGCAATTGCTTCCTTTGCTGGTCTTTTGAGTTAAACTGTGTAACAGGGCAGAGCTTTGGCCTGTGGGAAGGGTTACATCAGATAATAAATTGAGATGTCTGATCTCAGCTAAAGGAGCCACCGCTAACACTTTCTGACATAAATAACAGAATGATGCGTTCCCTTTTCTGCTTGTTATAGACCACTTTTAGTATTTAAAGCTGGAGGAAGAGAAGAGCCTGGCCTTTAATGACCAATTTACAGCTTGACCTGTGTTCCCTAAAAACAGGCTGTGCAAATTGTGATGTAATATTTACTGCAATGTCCTAGTCAGGACACCAACTAAAACATGGAGATTTCATGGaggctgcttttgtttttgttgtcatGGGGGAAGAGCAGGCTGTCATAATATAAAATccatttaatatttattattgttCATGAAAATGTGACAGAGCTGACTGCAGCAGGAGGTGACCAGGCTCAAATTTAGGCTAAACGacacaaccccaaacaaaccaaacaaaactggaTGAAATTTCTAAGTATCTCTTTTGTATTTTGAAACAATTTAAAACAAAGACATCTATAGACACGTATTTACATAAACCTTTGGAGTTCTCTGCAGATCTGTAACAGGTTGCTACAAAAAGTGCAACTGTTCTTTGGGTTTGCAGGGGGGACTTGCAGCAAATTACATTTAAATCAAGTGTTAGAAAACCAGATTATGATTGTCAGGAGAATCAAGCATGGGAATAGGCTGTGCAGGGTTTTTAGTAACAAAAATGCATCCTTGAGGGTTATGGTTGTTTCTACCCTTGGAGGAGCTGTGTGTGAGCAAAGGGCCTATAACTGGGCAAAAATGGAAATCAAAATTACAGCAAAAAGACTTGTTAGTCTTGAGTTAAAACTAGAAATGAACAGGTGCTGTTTTTTAGCAGCTGCATCCAAACTGGGGAACTAGGAGCAAAAATCTGCCTTGATAACCGTGCGTTGGGTCGCTGGTCAGAACACTGAAGCCAATAAATAACAACTGGAGGGTCCTGTGAAGTGCAGATGCTTTGCCCAGAAGATCTGGGCTTGGCACAGCAACCGCCAAGCAGAATTCTCTGGGGTACGATAATGCAGAAGGTCATAAATGATCCTTTTGGGCTTAATGTCAGATGTGCATCAGATTAAGTAAAAGGAGGTTGCCCTTATCAGGAAACAGTTTGTGTAAGAGCAGTagatgaaacagaaaacacatttttcccaTGAGTTTCTTAACAAAACAAAGTGGTTTATCAATGGTTTGATGAATACTGGCAGGTCAACACAATTGCTCTTTAATGATGACTTGGTTTGTTTGCTCTGTAAGAACTGGATCTGTTTTTTTGCACAGGATGTAGGTCCTTAAAATTAAAAGGTATGTGTTTTTAAACTTCTTTATCTTGCAAGCGTAGACAATGGGGTTCATGACAGAATTGACATGGGATAACAGGATTGCCAGGTACATCAAATAGCTGGGGATCTGACACTTGGGATAAAAATAAGAAATGCAGTTTAAAATGCAGAGAGGCAACCAGGATATTGCAAAGAGGAAGAGAACAAGAGCCAGAGATTTGGCCGTCTTGAACTCCTGTCCATAAAAGCCTCCTGCCCCTCTCACATTGGCTGTACCTTGACTTAACTTTGTCCGGATGATGTAAAAGATTTGGATGTACAGGGCACACATGATGCCCAGAGGGACAAGGGTCCATATGAAGAAGCCGAAATACACCATGTAATCCATCCTCATCACAGAGGTGAAGCGACACCTGAGAAAATCGGAGTTTCTTGGTTCCGTCTTGTTCCATCCGAACATGGGGATTAATCCCACCAGCAGGGACACAGACCAGCACAAACCCAGTGcccaccaaactcttctctccaTAGTGATTATTTTATATCTGTTGAGGAAGAAAACCCAGGTTGTGTTAAACAGAGATGTTGAAATAGTTAAGGGTGGTTTCCGGAACTTGCATGTTCGAATACTGCAGGTTCATTATCATGAACCTGTAGTAGTCATGAAAATGGAGCATTACATTCTTTTTGGGGGGAATCAAGTTTTATTTCAAGACAAACCTGAACTCTTCATTTGTAACAGTTACTTTGCAGCACCCATGAGATAAACTAAACTTCCCCTCTCTATAATTGTATGTTTCCAGCTATTTCATTTCTTGTTTCATTGTGATCTCAGTGCTCCTCCTGCTTAGAAAATGCTTTTCTACTATTAGCAGTCCCATCTTATTTGTCAGCTTGGGTGTAACTTACTCTTTACATTTAGTTTATGCCATTTGTGGGATGAAACTGTTCTTCCATTCCTTAATTTTATAGGTTCTTTCCCCATAAAATACATGACTTCTTTCATGCTTGAGGTGATGCTTTGCATTTCAACCTTTTGTATTTTGCCATTCAAATATAAAAAGTGAATGATTCCTTAAGTTAGCCCTTAAGTCtgttacttttgtgttttcagcagctgctaaaaggaattttatttaaattcctttaataaaatttttattttattttatttgtttatttaaaaggaattttattttatttaaaattgtgCGTGGTACCCTGCACAATTAGCAAGACATCTGCAGCATTCAGCTGCTtgaccacagactcatcctgtggacAGATTGTGATCAGCAGTGCCAACGTTCTGCTTGAGAAAGCTCCTCTGGGGGctttcagagaaaatatttattagaAAAGGGCCAAATGAAGAGGGAAAGAGGAGGTGACACCCGTGGGGAAGCTGGCAGGAGCAAGGGGGACCTGTGGTGGTCCAGCGCTCACCTGGTCAGCAGCTTCACTCGCAGGTACCTGTCGATGGCGATGGCCAGGAGGGAGAGGATGGACGCGGTGGTGAAAACCACCATCAGGCAGCACATGAAGAGGCAGGCGTGGAAGTGGACGCGGATGCCCAGGCTCACTACGACGGCCAGCGGGATGACGAGGATCCCCACCGCGATATCGGCCAGCGCCAGGGAAACGATGAAGTACAGCGTCGTGTTCTGAAAGGTCAAGTTCAGCTTCACCACCCAGATGACCAAGATGTTACCCAAAGTGGCGAACAAAGCGATCAGGCACTCGGTACCGATATAAATTGCATCCAGGCTATCCAGGCTGCTCAGCTCCAGGCTCTCATTTGGCATGATGAGATGCTAAAGATGCTCCCACCCTGGCTCAGCTGCAGAAAGGACCGTGGGCATCGATGACCTCCTGTTGGATTTGTCCTCAGCGTCTGGTGCTCAGTTGTTCCAGTGACTGTCCAGTGCACAAACCTCTTCCAGTATTTCACATCCTCAGCACTCGGGCAGCAAATCAGCTGTTATCTTCCCACGGAGCTGCAAATACCTTAACATCCAGGAAACGTTCCCCGCTCTGGACACACCTGAAGCTCACAGCATCCCTTCAGCAGCTTGGGATCACtaaaatacttttgaaatctATTTTGAAggagagaaacaaaagcaaaagcttCCACAAGCCTTGTTACCAGCAACTTCTACAGAAATACTTCAGTTGCTTCCTCTTCCAACTCACAATTTCACAAGTCAGAGAACTGTAAGCAGAGTTGACACTTATCAATCTAGATAATCACTTTGCAGTCACTATAGGAAATGAGGCAGTTGAGGGGGTGTTACAGGGGTGTTTTGTTACATTCCAACCCTAGATTTAATTCAGGGTACACCACTTCAGATAAGGCCCAGAATTCAGGTAGTGTTTTCAGCAAAAGCCCTCATTCCCACCAGAAATCAGCGTGATGATCAATAAAGTCATGTTCAGAGAGTGGGATACTTTCCTGTACTTTGTTATAGAAAACTGAGAAAGCAAGGAAAGGTGTGAGAAGTGGGAAATAGGGGAGAGGGGATGCGACGGCCACGATCCACCTGTGCAGGTGAGCTCGGTGCCTCGTTCCTTGACGTACGTGGGTCTGCAGTGAAGGAGCTGCTCCTGTTTTAGATGAAACTGAGAAGAGATGCAAACTTGAGCTCGTGTCAGCCTGCGGATCGCAGGGTAACCTGACTCTTGGATAAATACAAATGCTTCAGGAATGAGCAAATTGCAAGTGAACAATTGGGTGGATGGTGTCTTACTAGTGTAATGAAGCCTTAAGCAAATATGGGTAATATTCGGTTTCCCGGGCACTGAGTCTTCATCTCTTCCACCCAAGTTTCTGGCAAAAATGAGGATGGGGAAGTGAAATCAGCTCTGGGAGGAGACAGAGCCAGAAATAAATGAGACTTCTTTATTTCTTCTGTCCAAAGAGTTGGACAAATTCCACTTCCTTGAAATCAATGTAAATTCTTCTTGTTCCCTGACTGGAGGGCGTTTTGGTAGAATTACCGCTGGGAAACCGCCGAGCTGTCTGCAGACAGTCCCGGTCTGCAAGTGAACTTGGCTGTACTGCTTCTCTAATCAAATCTGACACAGGATATCTGTGGGTGCAGGAGATAAACCCCAGGAGAGGCACATGCAAGATCACAGCTGGGACGTAGGCTCGGCTTTTGTAAGCTGCATGAGTTACTTCTCCAAAAGTTACCTGGGAAGGAGCAGCTTTGAGCAGACATGGGA encodes the following:
- the ATP5PB gene encoding ATP synthase F(0) complex subunit B1, mitochondrial — encoded protein: MLSRLVLRAAPAALRNLAPPATVGVLHVTRPLHTTQQRSAPLPPLPEKGGEVRHGLIPEEFFQFLYPKTGVTGPYMLGTGLLLYLLSKEIYVINHETVASACILTVIIYGVKKYGADVAAFADKLNEEKMAKALAVKNEAIKGLETAIEEEKKEQWRVEGRKYLFDAKRNNIAMLLETNYRERLLTVYNEVKKRLDYQVAMQNLKRQKEQDHMIQWVEKNVVQSITPQQQKDSIAKCILDLKALSKSAQAAV
- the ADORA3 gene encoding adenosine receptor A3, giving the protein MPNESLELSSLDSLDAIYIGTECLIALFATLGNILVIWVVKLNLTFQNTTLYFIVSLALADIAVGILVIPLAVVVSLGIRVHFHACLFMCCLMVVFTTASILSLLAIAIDRYLRVKLLTRYKIITMERRVWWALGLCWSVSLLVGLIPMFGWNKTEPRNSDFLRCRFTSVMRMDYMVYFGFFIWTLVPLGIMCALYIQIFYIIRTKLSQGTANVRGAGGFYGQEFKTAKSLALVLFLFAISWLPLCILNCISYFYPKCQIPSYLMYLAILLSHVNSVMNPIVYACKIKKFKNTYLLILRTYILCKKTDPVLTEQTNQVIIKEQLC